The DNA sequence TCGATCTGGCGGTGGCGGACCGTGGGGATTTTGAGAGCGGTACCGATCCCGAGACCGTCTCGATTCTGCTGGGTACGGGCACGGGCAGCTTTGGGGCGAAGACCGACTTCGGCACTGGCTCTCCATTCGAAGTGGCGGTGGGCGATTTCAATGGCGATGGCAATCTCGATCTGGCGGTGGCGAACAATAATAACACCGTCTCGATTCTGCTGGGCGCGGGCGCGGGCAGCTTTGGGGCGAAGACCGACTTCGGCACTGGCATTCAGCCAATCTCAGTGGCGGTGGGCGATTTCAATAGCGATGGCAAGCTCGATCTGGCGGTAGCGAACTATGGTTTCAACGGCGCCACCGTCTCGATTCTGCTGGGCACGGGCACGGGCAGTTTTGGGGCGAGGACCGACTTCGTCACTGGCAGCGGTCCAGCCTCAGTCGCGGTGGGCGATTTCAATGGCGATGGCAAGCTCGATCTGG is a window from the Acidobacteriota bacterium genome containing:
- a CDS encoding VCBS repeat-containing protein, with amino-acid sequence VSILLGTGTGSFGAKTDFSTGFAPASVAVGDFNGDGNLDLAVADRGDFESGTDPETVSILLGTGTGSFGAKTDFGTGSPFEVAVGDFNGDGNLDLAVANNNNTVSILLGAGAGSFGAKTDFGTGIQPISVAVGDFNSDGKLDLAVANYGFNGATVSILLGTGTGSFGARTDFVTGSGPASVAVGDFNGDGKLDLVVANLRSNTVSILQNTGPIGFSLGFDSPTVTAQQGTTIRVTVNINRIGGFTGNVTVTPPDPLMRIKPKPPAPIATTDTSVTFKLKIKGGAPLGPHQETFTARDDSGHTIAVTLTVIVQ